A genomic region of Scomber japonicus isolate fScoJap1 chromosome 5, fScoJap1.pri, whole genome shotgun sequence contains the following coding sequences:
- the parvb gene encoding beta-parvin has protein sequence MDAGNMSDLHEEGKNAINAPMLPSAPDIHPEDTLMEENAERYMINPTSRECPKFKDLQKVLVDWINSELEEDRIIVKDLEEDCYDGQVLQKLFEKLSGRKLNVAEVTQSEIGQKQKLQTVLEAVNDLLRPHGWTLEWSVDTIHSKNLVAIVYLLVALAMHFQAPIRLPEHVSVQLVVIKKREGILQTAVVTKELTSTTEMMLGRFERDAFDTLLDHAPDKLNVVKTSLITFVNKHLNKLNLEVTELESQFADGVYLILLMGLLEDYFVPLYNFFLTPENFEQKVHNVAFAFELMQDGGLKKPKARPEDVVNLNLKSTLRVLYNLFTNYKNSE, from the exons ATGGATGCTGGTAATA tgAGTGATCTCCatgaggaggggaagaatgccATCAATGCTCCCATGCTTCCTTCAGCACCAGACATCCATCCAGAGGACACACTGATGG AGGAAAATGCAGAGAGGTACATGATCAACCCAACATCGCGGGAGTGTCCCAAATTTAAAGACCTGCAGAAG GTCCTGGTCGACTGGATCAACAGCGAGTTGGAGGAGGACCGGATCATAGTCAAAGACCTGGAGGAGGATTGCTATGATGGACAAGTGCTTCAAAAGTTATTTG AAAAGCTGTCAGGCAGGAAGCTGAACGTTGCCGAGGTGACCCAGTCGGAAATCGGACAGAAGCAGAAGCTGCAGACGGTTTTGGAGGCCGTAAACGATCTTCTGCGACCTCACGGCTGGACTCTTGAGTGGAGCGTGGACA CTATCCATTCAAAGAACCTGGTGGCTATTGTATATCTGCTGGTGGCACTCGCCATGCATTTCCAGGCCCCCATCAGACTGCCTGAGCATGTCTCTGTACAGCTGGTGGTGATCAAG AAACGAGAAGGCATCCTGCAGACTGCTGTAGTGACCAAGGAGCTAACGAGCACCACAGA AATGATGTTGGGAAGATTTG AAAGAGATGCATTCGACACTTTGCTGGATCACGCACCTGACAAGCTCAACGTGGTAAAAACG TCACTCATCACCTTTGTGAACAAACACCTGAACAAGCTGAACCTGGAGGTTACTGAGCTGGAATCTCAg TTTGCCGATGGAGTGTACCTCATATTGTTGATGGGGCTGTTGGAGGACTACTTTGTCCCTCTGTACAACTTCTTTCTCACCCCTGAGAACTTTGAACAGAAG GTCCACAATGTGGCGTTTGCCTTTGAGCTGATGCAGGATGGAGGACTGAAGAAACCCAAAGCCAGACCAGAAG
- the hdac10 gene encoding polyamine deacetylase HDAC10, which translates to MGTALIYDEEMTNYKLLWIDPACKIEVPERLIVSHEALVRNGLVDRCVSIPVREATDADILLVHSEEYLEAVKTTPYMTLEDLKEFTLQYGDTYFHPNIYHCAKLAAGAALQLVDSVMTGKVRNGMALVRPPGHHSMRSAANGFCVFNNVAIAAKYAQEKYGVQRVLIVDWDVHHGQGVQYCFEDDPSVMYFSWHRYEHQKFWPNLKESDYDSVGKDKGAGFNINVPWNKVGMQNSDYLAVFSHVLLPVAYEFSPDLVLVCAGFDSAIGDPEGEMFATPDIFAHLTHLLMNLAGGKLCAVLEGGYNLTSLAQSVCQTVHTLLGDPAPRPAIMDSPCKSALESLHCVRSAHKKYWSCLKYAADAPDFDLSTKRIKLAEEEEKLEQGDEAITTKEEVWPEPPKRVAPPVRTGVVLPEGVACPARCKCFSLSSENLSPNIANKLRENFLKDADDSDALLTFSSLIGLVEKMKENEICSGLALVRDVSMATMCVVQHAATDLSNRVLVVCVGNEMSPSHITEDGKTLVVHISGKQPEEQKCKYYIPVCLKKGCSEVSGLIQAMLSLLLPLGYEYDPSLVLLVRMPDSEICDSVWQQLTSLLQGLAQGHTLVLMQESEKAYIDPTVSSLLGNAAPSLGPLPAPLPEDVEMLESLRCRLQTDWKLLQTTAPESGGGDDH; encoded by the exons ATGGGGACAGCATTGATTTACGATGAGGAGATGACGAACTACAAACTTCTCTGGATTGA TCCTGCATGTAAGATCGAGGTTCCCGAGCGTCTCATAGTGAGTCACGAAGCTCTGGTCAGGAACGGTCTGGTTGATCGCTGTGTGTCCATACCTGTCCGGGAGGCCACGGATGCAGACATCCTGCTGGTTCACAG TGAGGAATACCTGGAGGCAGTGAAGACAACCCCTTACATGACTCTAGAGGACCTGAAGGAATTCACCCTGCAATATGGTGACACCTATTTCCACCCA AACATCTATCATTGTGCCAAGCTGGCTGCAGGAGCCGCACTGCAACTGGTGGACAGTGTTATGACGGGGAAGGTGAGGAATGGCATGGCTCTTGTCAG GCCACCTGGACATCACAGTATGCGCAGTGCTGCCAATGGTTTCTGCGTGTTCAACAATGTGGCCATAGCAGCTAAATATGCCCAGGAAAAATATGGGGTTCAAAG gGTGTTGATAGTTGACTGGGATGTACATCATGGTCAAGGGGTGCAGTACTGCTTTGAAGACGATCCAAG CGTGATGTACTTCTCCTGGCATCGATATGAGCATCAGAAATTCTGGCCTAATCTTAAAGAATCAGACTATGACAGTGTTGGCAAAGACAAAGGGGCTGGATTCAATATAAATGTACCATGGAACAAG GTCGGAATGCAGAACAGCGACTATCTTGCAGTCTTCTCACATGTCCTCCTGCCAGTGGCATATGAG TTTAGTCCAGACTTGGTGTTGGTGTGTGCAGGCTTTGACTCAGCCATCGGCGACCCAGAG gGTGAAATGTTTGCAACCCCGGACATCTTCGCCCACCTCACTCACCTCCTGATGAACCTCGCAGGGGGCAAACTGTGTGCTGTGCTGGAG GGAGGGTACAACTTGACTTCCCTCGCCCAGTCTGTGTGTCAGACAGTTCACACTTTGCTCGGAGATCCTGCACCTCGGCCTGCAATCATGGACAGTCCCTGTAAAAG TGCACTTGAGTCCCTTCACTGTGTGCGATCAGCTCATAAGAAGTACTGGTCCTGCCTCAAATATGCAG CTGATGCACCAGACTTTGATCTCAGCACTAAGCGCATTAAActggcagaagaagaagaaaagctggAGCAGGGAGATGAGGCAATCACCACAAAAGAAGAAGTGTGGCCGGAGCCTCCGAAACGTGTCGCCCCTCCTGTTCGTACAGGCGTAGTGCTTCCTGAAGGTGTGGCTTGCCCAGCCAGATGTAAATGTTTCAGCTTATCATCAGAGAACCTCAGCCCAAATATAGCCAACAAACTCAG GGAGAATTTCCTCAAAGATGCAGATGACAGTGATGCTCTCTTGACTTTTTCCAGTCTCATCGGACTTGTAGAGAAAATGAAGGAGAATGAG ATCTGCAGTGGCTTGGCTCTGGTCCGTGATGTCTCCATGGCGACAATGTGTGTTGTCCAGCATGCTGCAACTGATCTCAGCAACCG TGTTTTGGTCGTGTGTGTTGGAAATGAGATGAGCCCAAGTCATATCACAGAGGATGG AAAAACACTGGTGGTGCATATCAGCGGGAAGCAGCCAGAGgaacaaaaatgcaaatattacaTTCCTGTGTGTCTGAAGAAG GGCTGCAGTGAGGTATCGGGGTTAATACAGGCCATGCTCagcctccttcttcctctgggGTATGAGTACGACCCCAGTCTGGTTCTGCTGGTTCGGATGCCAGACAGTGAGATATGTGACAGTGTATGGCAACAACTAACAAGCCTGCTGCAGGGCCTCGCACAAGGACACACACTGGTTCTCATGCAG GAAAGTGAGAAGGCTTATATCGACCCAACAGTCTCTTCCCTCCTTGGGAATGCTGCTCCCTCTCTGGGGCCGCTTCCTGCTCCTCTACCAGAGGATGTTGAAATGCTGGAGAGCCTCAGATGCAGGCTACAGACTGACTGGAAACTGCTGCAGACCACAG CACCAGAAAGCGGAGGAGGAGATGACCACTGA
- the aplnr2 gene encoding apelin receptor 2, whose protein sequence is MSDADFLTSPSPSPTPLFHCDYSDWSPSFSIIPSVYLMAFLVGCLGNGLVLWVYLDRAEGRRKRQSYRPSSHSSTSSYPPSIPRPSRSLTDSLIASLALADLCFLVTLPLWAVYTAMGYHWPFGQPLCQISSFLTALNMYASVFSLSMLSVERYWVLTGRRHSSHHMPQRCPSRALWILGGVWVLAGVLALPGLLLRSVREIELEPESNESDDWQLEPDHPDDPGSVFLSCQMDYSMLIGAELEETDRERVEMWWEAALSLKSTLIGFLLPLVILLVCYCSLAQLLSRHFGRGPRPDRRCQRRLLRVIVTLVMAFFLCWLPLHVNKTVSLLLEFGFVPYSCSLDQILLAAHPYVTCLAYLNSCLNPLLYAACDPSFRKRCRGALLLFEVTM, encoded by the exons atgtCAGATGCCGACTTCCtcacctccccctccccttctcccaCTCCCCTCTTCCACTGCGACTACAGTGACTggtctccctccttctccatcATCCCATCCGTCTACCTCATGGCCTTCCTGGTTGGTTGCCTCGGTAATGGTCTGGTTCTTTGGGTCTACCTGGACCGAGCCgaggggaggagaaaga GACAAAGCTACAGACCCTCCTCTCattcctctacctcctcctatCCTCCTTCTATCCCACGTCCGTCTCGTTCACTGACAGACTCTCTTATAGCTAGTTTAGCTTTGGCTGACCTCTGCTTCCTTGTAACTCTCCCTCTGTGGGCCGTCTACACAGCGATGGGATACCACTGGCCATTTGGCCAACCCCTCTGCCAAATCAGCAGCTTCCTCACTGCTCTCAACATGTATGCCAGTGTCTTCAGTCTGAGCATGCTCAGTGTGGAGCGGTACTGGGTTCTGACTGGGCGCCGGCACTCCAGCCACCACATGCCGCAGCGCTGCCCCAGCAGGGCTCTGTGGATACTTGGAGGAGTGTGGGTGCTCGCAGGAGTCCTGGCACTTCCCGGTTTGCTGCTGCGCTCTGTCCGGGAGATAGAGCTAGAACCTGAATCTAATGAATCGGATGATTGGCAGTTGGAGCCAGATCACCCTGATGACCCTGGATCTGTCTTCCTCTCCTGCCAGATGGATTACTCCATGCTGATTGGAGCAGAGCTggaggagacagacagggagcGGGTTGAGATGTGGTGGGAAGCTGCGTTGAGCTTGAAGTCAACTCTAATTggcttcctgcttcctcttgTCATTTTGCTAGTCTGCTACTGCTCATTGGCTCAACTCCTCAGTAGGCATTTTGGTCGGGGCCCTCGCCCTGACCGCAGGTGCCAGCGCAGACTCCTCAGGGTCATTGTCACCTTAGTGATGGCATTCTTCCTGTGCTGGCTGCCCCTGCATGTTAATAAAACTGTGTCCCTGCTGCTGGAGTTTGGATTTGTCCCGTACTCCTGTTCTTTAGATCAGATCTTACTAGCTGCTCACCCATATGTCACTTGTTTAGCTTACCTCAACTCCTGCCTCAACCCACTCCTCTACGCTGCCTGTGACCCTTCATTTAGGAAGAGATGCAGAGGAGCTCTACTTCTGTt TGAGGTGACCATGTGA
- the LOC128359393 gene encoding endonuclease domain-containing 1 protein-like, whose protein sequence is MTLYRIDEALIFLLVIVMTGGEVQEKLSPECKQFLYMGTLPQGLEDQPFKKICQFYLGKPRYVTLYDTVNRIPVYSAYTFKRTDGFRRADVPWMYEPQLSTLSESRDMQHFPSEDIHSSFADAQAVLEDYSNTVIFERGQLNPEEHQDDLDDKAATYTLTNVVPQVREFNIGPWKHFEHTIRKRLNNYCRGTAYVVTGVTTSGQTIRRQNINRLGIPTFLWSAYCCVDFDHNAPYSERSKFPAFASNGLNDRDNNKVQEMTVQQLEEFLKRVTYVGKSFQLFYDNCVPASSDNNALHQT, encoded by the exons ATGACTCTCTACAGAATAGATGAAGCGCTCATCTTCCTGCTTGTTATCGTGATGACAGGAGGAGAGGTGCAGGAGAAACTCTCACCTGAATGTAAACAGTTCTTGTACATGGGGACATTGCCTCAAGGGCTTGAGGATCAGCCGTTTAAAAAGATTTGCCAGTTCTACCTAGGAAAACCCCGATATGTCACTTTATATGACACTGTCAACCGGATCCCTGTCTACTCTGCATACACCTTCAAGCGCACGGATGGCTTCAGGAGGGCAGATGTGCCTTGGATGTATGAACCACAG CTCTCCACCCTGTCTGAGTCTCGAGACATGCAGCACTTCCCTTCAGAAGATATTCATAGTAGTTTTGCAGATGCTCAGGCCGTGCTGGAAGACTACTCTAACACTGTGATCTTTGAGCGAGGCCAGCTGAATCCAGAGGAGCACCAGGACGACCTTGATGACAAAGCAGCCACCTACACTCTAACAAATGTAGTTCCTCAGGTCCGAGAGTTCAACATCGGCCCCTGGAAACACTTCGAGCACACCATCCGCAAACGGCTCAACAACTACTGTCGAGGAACGGCCTACGTGGTCACCGGGGTCACGACCTCTGGGCAAACAATCCGCCGTCAGAACATCAACCGCTTAGGCATCCCCACCTTCCTCTGGTCAGCCTACTGTTGTGTTGATTTTGACCACAATGCTCCATACTCTGAGCGTTCCAAGTTCCCTGCCTTTGCATCTAACGGGCTCAATGACCGTGACAATAATAAGGTTCAAGAGATGACagtccagcagctggaggagtttCTCAAGAGGGTAACTTATGTTGGCAAGTCTTTCCAGCTCTTCTATGACAACTGTGTTCCTGCTAGTAGTGATAACAATGCCTTGCACCAGACTTAA